A region from the Aegilops tauschii subsp. strangulata cultivar AL8/78 chromosome 5, Aet v6.0, whole genome shotgun sequence genome encodes:
- the LOC109746672 gene encoding uncharacterized protein has product MAGTSGAQISSRRAADRPRALPDPRRPCPSSNIRSHAQSAGRKRKYSVAIDVDPVRDWANIGDGPAGLIAELALASDVADYIRFRAVCQPWRRCSPDPCAGGLDGRFLPRKWIMLDKALAGPRRHRFLNVSTGECIRLDLPELAEHTLLALTPEGLLLLLVEPTLVVRLLNPLTRQLTDLPPVTALLRPEQHRSRQCGSQIGQTINVSGVGLVADASMVAVNFSDPRGLVAAKPGDESWTMVDKEYMNSGLPFAGRFYCANYRGVMVLTTSLDQQPPRLRLVADQSDSFDFSRMADSLHLVDNAGELMLVHRALSLDGEYARSYDAYRVDLEAGVLAPAKGFNGRAVFMGMFRSISVPAEAAYPSVAADSIYLGHDCDRQIQGYNIADGSRCSLIEAVYPRSIVDCLRCCIQGVGKQLA; this is encoded by the coding sequence ATGGCGGGGACCTCCGGAGCCCAGATCTCCTCCCGGCGGGCGGCTGACCGACCGAGGGCCCTCCCCGatccgcgccgcccctgcccttcCTCCAACATCCGATCCCACGCCCAATCAGCTGGACGCAAGCGAAAATACTCGGTGGCCATCGACGTGGATCCCGTCCGTGACTGGGCGAACATCGGGGACGGGCCAGCCGGCCTGATCGCCGAGCTTGCCCTCGCCAGCGACGTGGCCGACTATATCCGCTTCCGCGCCGTGTGCCAGCCGTGGCGGCGGTGCTCGCCGGACCCGTGCGCCGGTGGCCTGGACGGCCGCTTCCTCCCCCGCAAGTGGATCATGCTTGACAAGGCGCTTGCCGGGCCCCGCCGCCATCGCTTCCTTAACGTGTCTACAGGCGAGTGCATACGCCTGGACCTCCCGGAGCTCGCGGAGCACACGTTGCTCGCGCTCACCCCAGAaggcctcctcctcctgctcgtcgagCCCACCCTGGTCGTCCGCCTGCTTAACCCACTCACGCGGCAGCTCACCGACCTTCCGCCGGTGACCGCGCTCCTGAGACCAGAGCAGCATCGGTCCAGGCAATGCGGCTCTCAGATAGGACAAACAATCAATGTCTCTGGCGTGGGTCTTGTTGCCGACGCCTCCATGGTGGCAGTCAATTTCTCTGATCCCAGGGGGCTTGTCGCCGCTAAGCCCGGCGATGAGAGTTGGACCATGGTCGACAAGGAATACATGAATTCGGGTTTGCCTTTTGCGGGGCGCTTCTACTGCGCCAACTACAGGGGCGTCATGGTGCTGACGACCAGCTTGGATCAGCAGCCGCCCCGGCTCCGGTTGGTCGCTGACCAGAGCGACTCATTTGATTTCTCCCGGATGGCGGACAGCCTTCACCTGGTGGACAATGCCGGGGAATTGATGCTGGTGCACCGGGCGCTAAGCCTGGACGGCGAGTATGCCAGGAGTTATGATGCTTACAGAGTGGATTTGGAAGCTGGGGTCCTGGCCCCAGCTAAGGGCTTCAACGGGCGCGCCGTGTTCATGGGCATGTTCCGCTCAATTTCTGTACCAGCTGAGGCTGCTTACCCCTCTGTCGCTGCTGATAGCATCTACCTGGGACACGATTGTGATCGCCAGATTCAGGGGTACAATATCGCGGATGGAAGCAGATGCAGTCTGATTGAGGCAGTATATCCGCGTAGTATTGTGGATTGTCTCCGCTGCTGCATCCAGGGAGTCGGCAAGCAACTTGCTTGA
- the LOC109746677 gene encoding uncharacterized protein: protein MAGRASVDSPGDASPWPASILLAQEAYVAASRNHTTATAKSRVDHTVEVTFWIADPPAVSFYTFHCSKPPTSDSDSEDAADLQVQPHLVGAEGRFVVIRTFFASGDGDFEYFIYKGDPRSPSLESVPLPDDDRLHGACEFGIVPRGDGDHYLLIALCDTATLKDYRLHIYSSEDRAWRTKELLNPCPGVLTITQDKVMLLRDGVLVWVDLLCGMLVCDVLQEREPLHTRYIPLPEPLPRNREQILKQLIPGAGVRRIRDVAYVDGLIKFVEMEHRVTVTEIVEVPPEKPSDPRNKTVLYDSDLIMLYKRKHVDNKPKTLRTMNGWSAMTWTREIGSDCWLKGVIVDADDILVDDSAFSGLLSGQRNESAGSLAFKNMHSACPTLNTESGSTWGAPFWKIFSFVSNVPSVCIGEPSKNDSWH, encoded by the exons ATGGCGGGCCGCGCCTCGGTCGATTCCCCCGGCGACGCCTCCCCCTGGCCGGCGTCGATTCTCCTCGCCCAGGAGGCGTACGTCGCCGCCAGCAGGAACCACACCACGGCCACAGCCAAATCGAGGGTCGACCACACCGTGGAGGTCACCTTCTGGATCGCCGACCCGCCGGCGGTGTCCTTCTACACGTTCCACTGCTCCAAGCCCCCCACCTCCGACTCCGACTCCGAGGACGCCGCCGACTTGCAAGTTCAGCCTCACCTGGTCGGCGCGGAGGGCCGATTCGTCGTCATCCGCACCTTCTTCGCTTCCGGCGACGGCGACTTTGAATACTTCATCTACAAGGGCGACCCCAGGTCCCCGTCCCTCGAAAGCGTCCCGCTTCCTGATGATGATAGGCTGCACGGAGCCTGCGAGTTTGGGATCGTGCCCCGCGGGGACGGCGACCATTATCTCCTGATTGCGCTCTGTGACACGGCGACCTTGAAGGATTACCGACTTCACATCTACTCGTCTGAGGACAGAGCATGGAGGACCAAGGAGCTGCTCAATCCATGTCCTGGGGTCCTTACGATTACACAGGACAAGGTGATGCTGCTCCGAGATGGCGTGCTGGTGTGGGTCGATTTGCTGTGCGGCATGCTGGTGTGTGACGTACTTCAAGAACGAGAACCCCTTCACACGCGCTACATCCCATTGCCTGAGCCATTGCCTAGAAACAGAGAACAAATTTTGAAGCAGTTAATCCCGGGAGCTGGCGTCAGGCGTATTCGGGATGTCGCCTATGTCGATGGTCTGATCAAGTTTGTTGAGATGGAACACCGCGTCACTGTAACAGAGATTGTAGAGGTTCCTCCTGAAAAGCCGTCTGACCCCAGGAACAAGACTGTGCTCTATGATTCTGACTTGATCATGCTCTACAAGCGCAAACATGTGGACAACAAGCCCAAGACACTGCGCACAATGAATGGTTGGAGTGCCATGACATGGACTAGGGAGATTGGGTCTGACTGTTGGCTCAAGGGAGTCATTGTTGATGCTGATGACATTTTGGTCGATGACTCGGCGTTTTCGGGCTTACTCTCTGGCCAAAGGAATGAATCCGCCGGGAGCTTGGCTTTCAAGAACATGCACTCGGCTTGCCCCACCCTGAACACTGAAAGTGGAAGCACCTGGGGCGCACCCTTTTGGAAAATATTCTCCTTCGTGTCAAATGTTCCTTCCGTGTGCATTGGTGAACCATCTAAAAATGACTCCTG GCATTAA